The bacterium DNA window TGAGCGCATCACGAAACTTGGCGCGGAAAATCTTCGACAGCGCTTTGACCGGCACGAGAAACTTCCCCCGCACCGGCGGCCCCGCCTTTCCGTCTGGCAACAAACCGCCGGCGGCGGCCGGGGAGAGATATGGAAATCGTTAGAACTCCCTTGAACACTTCAACTCATATCCCACCATAATTTTCCTTGCAACGAATATCGTTGCATACTATCTTCCACCATGATCAAAAGTTTCAAGCAGTCCTGGCTGGAGGATTTTTGGAATACCGGAAAGCACAAACGTGTTCCCGAACAGTTGAAAAGCAGATTGCTTCGAAAGCTGGATATGCTCAATGTCGCACGGGACCTCCACGATTTGAGCTCTCCTCCTTCCAACAATCTTCACCAACTGCATGGCGATCGCAAGGGAGAATGGGCGATTTCAGTCAATGGCCCTTGGCGCTTATGTTTCAAGTTCGACCAGGGGGATATTCTTGATCTCGAGTTGGTGCAATATCATTAAGAAAGGATGAACCCAATGCTTCCCCAATACCGGCAACCGACGCATCCTGGAGAGATAATCCGCTACGAGTTTCTTGAACCATTGCAGCTTACACAGCAAGAACTTGCAGAGGCAATTGGTGTCACGCGTGTGCGCATCAATGAAATTATTCTTGGCAAGCGCTCTGTCACCCCAGATACTGCGTTTCGTTTGGCGAAGTTTTTCGATACGACACCGGATTTTTGGATAGGGCTTCAGACCAATTATGATATGTGGGAAACTCTGCAATCGAATAAATCCGCGTATGCACAGATCAACCCGCTGAAGAAGAAGGTCGCTTGAACGACGTGAACCCCAGAAAATACTCCTGGAACGAAGAGAAGAACAAATATCTCCAAACGGCACGAAACAGATCTTTCGAAGAAGTCGTTTCCGGGATTGCAGGTGGCCATGTATTGGATCTTGTCGAGTACCCCATTCAGGAGAAATACAAAGGACAACGACTGTTCGTTGTTGAAATACATGGTTACGCATGGCTCGTACCCTTGGTTGAGACC harbors:
- a CDS encoding toxin; this encodes MNDVNPRKYSWNEEKNKYLQTARNRSFEEVVSGIAGGHVLDLVEYPIQEKYKGQRLFVVEIHGYAWLVPLVETAEEVFLKTVIPNRKATRKYPGERHEIPSS
- a CDS encoding HigA family addiction module antitoxin; protein product: MLPQYRQPTHPGEIIRYEFLEPLQLTQQELAEAIGVTRVRINEIILGKRSVTPDTAFRLAKFFDTTPDFWIGLQTNYDMWETLQSNKSAYAQINPLKKKVA
- a CDS encoding type II toxin-antitoxin system RelE/ParE family toxin translates to MIKSFKQSWLEDFWNTGKHKRVPEQLKSRLLRKLDMLNVARDLHDLSSPPSNNLHQLHGDRKGEWAISVNGPWRLCFKFDQGDILDLELVQYH